From Salinirubellus salinus, the proteins below share one genomic window:
- a CDS encoding 50S ribosomal protein L39e, whose amino-acid sequence MGKKSKAKKKRLAKLERQNSRVPAWVILKTDRDTMQNPKRRNWRRNDTDE is encoded by the coding sequence ATGGGTAAGAAGTCGAAGGCCAAGAAGAAGCGGCTGGCCAAACTCGAACGACAGAACTCGCGGGTGCCGGCGTGGGTCATCCTGAAGACCGACCGGGACACGATGCAGAACCCCAAGCGCCGGAACTGGCGGCGTAACGACACGGACGAATGA
- a CDS encoding ZIP family metal transporter — protein sequence MDALGSLVFVFVAGLITALATGLGAIPFFFVDDVSDRVNVVLWGLASGIMVSASLFGLVLEGLAEADPWGSVLALGLPRSAALATPLVVGLLAGVLLVVVAHDVIEGYEVNPRQYEEADFRKLLLVLGVLTVHSFPEGVAVGVSFAELNLEGGVPILGFAVPLLAVFMTVAISIHNVPEGLAISIPLQSMGVSRAKMVWWAVFSSLPQPIGAVLAFAFVRVAREFLPVGFGFAAGAMVYLVLTEFIPEALDIGAGLPGHGYRELAGGVVAGVVVMVPLVLV from the coding sequence ATGGACGCGCTGGGGAGCCTCGTCTTCGTCTTCGTCGCCGGTCTGATAACGGCGCTGGCGACGGGTCTGGGGGCCATCCCGTTCTTCTTCGTCGACGACGTGAGCGACCGGGTCAACGTCGTCCTCTGGGGCCTCGCCTCGGGCATCATGGTCTCGGCGTCGCTGTTCGGCCTCGTGCTGGAGGGACTGGCCGAGGCCGACCCGTGGGGGTCGGTGCTGGCGCTGGGATTGCCTCGGTCGGCGGCGCTGGCGACGCCGCTCGTCGTTGGCCTGCTCGCCGGGGTGCTGCTGGTCGTCGTCGCCCACGACGTCATCGAGGGGTACGAGGTGAACCCTCGACAGTACGAGGAGGCGGACTTCCGCAAACTCCTGCTCGTGCTGGGCGTGCTGACGGTCCACTCGTTCCCCGAGGGCGTGGCGGTGGGGGTGTCGTTCGCCGAACTGAACCTCGAGGGCGGCGTCCCCATCCTCGGGTTCGCGGTCCCCCTGCTCGCGGTGTTCATGACCGTCGCCATCTCCATCCACAACGTTCCGGAGGGGCTGGCCATCTCTATCCCGTTGCAGTCGATGGGGGTCTCGCGGGCGAAGATGGTCTGGTGGGCGGTGTTCTCCTCGCTGCCACAACCCATCGGGGCGGTGCTGGCCTTCGCGTTCGTCCGGGTGGCCCGTGAGTTCCTGCCGGTTGGGTTCGGGTTCGCCGCGGGCGCGATGGTGTATCTGGTGCTCACGGAGTTCATCCCGGAGGCGCTGGACATCGGCGCGGGGCTGCCGGGGCACGGCTACCGTGAACTCGCCGGTGGGGTGGTGGCGGGCGTCGTCGTGATGGTGCCGCTGGTGCTCGTCTAG